The Kryptolebias marmoratus isolate JLee-2015 linkage group LG7, ASM164957v2, whole genome shotgun sequence region CAAGCATGTTTGAGTCATTCAGGCCTGCCTTGAGTCTTTAACGACATGTGCAAGATTCAGCCACCATGTCCTCCAGCTCCCTGTACTCCACCTTCTTCTTATGCACAACCAGCACGCTCATGGGCATGTACTTATAAGGAACGCAGGAAGGAGGAGGGACATCGCCAACGCCCAGCTCATTGATGACTGTCTGGATGATGGCATGGTTGGGGGAATGGTAGCCATAGTGGAGCACTCTGGGGCAGTCGCCCTGACAGTATCGAGGGTTATAAACTGGAGGGGCAATGAAGTAATGGCCCCAGCCGAGCTCATCAAATGACAGTCGGAAGGAGTGAAGCTTGCAGCGGTTCTTGGGCATGCTGGTCTTACGTTTGTAGTTGGGGATATCGGAGACAATGGAGGATGAGGGGGAGGTGgagaaagatgaagaggagaTAGGGGCATTTTTCAGAGCATCCAATGATTGATCTTTAGACTCTGAAGACAAGTCCTCTTTGGAACTGCGGCGGAGGCGACGATTTGAAGGGAGCCACCAGCCAACCAGCTTCATGAGATTTCCCCCTTCAGCCCCGAGCAAGTCCCCCATCCATTCCTTcatctccctctcctcctccagatACAGAAGAAGTGAGGGAACATCAACGTGAGATTCACTACTCCACCGTCTTCTCCCCCACAGAGAAGTCCACCACCACGAGGGGCTGCCATCCTCGGCAAGCCCAGGTTCTGTGCACCAATACTGGGCTGTAAGGGTCAGGtgctcctcttcatcctgaTCCCTCCACTGAAGGATGTGAGCACTGATGTGTGCTGTGATGTCCGTCTCCATCCACTGCTCGTGGGGTTTCATGGTGACCAGGCTCTTTGTGCCTAGCGAGATGATCTGAGCCCGGCAGCGAGGTAGCTCCACAGTCTGAGTGGTGCTCACCAAGGTGGTGGCAGAAGAACGCAGGTGGATGAAAGAAGCTCTGACAAGCTGCTCCGAGGGAAGAGTATCAAGTTTGTACCGAACCGTGAACGTGTAGATGAGGTCTGAGGAAGAGAGGCAGAAATCATTTAGTGAGTCTAATAAACCAAAAGAttagttctttaaaaaagagaCACTTAATTCTCCACAACATGGCAATCCTAAAAAGGCacctgaactgtttttttttccttgaagatgcttcacctctcatccaaaaagacagttttgatCATGAATTGGGAGAGCCAGGTCTAGATGTCATtgatcaaacaaacacactaaaAAGGTAATTCAAGTCACATGAATCACTGACCCACACATCTCTTCAACACTCCTTTTATCAAGATTGTCCCAACAGACTTATAAACCTGGAACTCTCAACCCATGATCAGAACTGAAGTCTtttggatgagaagtgaaacatcttcaagaatCAAGAGGTTCAGTTATCTCAAAATAATCTCTACTCAGATTTGTGTTGAAAATCATTAGTGTCCTTTGCAACTGAGTGTAATCAAAACTTAAgtttaaaatatacaattttgGACCACACTATTCAGTGGTTCAATATACCATTAAACACTGCTGTCACTGTTtacttgttaacacaaatatcAAATTTTAAGTAAAGATCCCAAATTTCTTAtcaaaaatctacttttttttccccaccagaAAAGCTGAAGATCAATCTGAATcatttcagtccctccaggaagTTGTGCTTGCAACCATTATTGCAAATTTGGCCCAGTGTTTTAGTCCCtactgaaattttttttttctttttcagaatgactatacattttatttcattgatgtttatttatattcatttcatttcatttatgtagcaccaagtcacaacaaaggtCGTCTCGGGGCACTGTActaaacattcacatacattacattAAGAATGTTATTTTAGGAAAGCACTTGAACAGTTTGTTGACACCTAAAACACTGTTGAAATCCTGTGCCTTTTTTGGGAAATGTTACATAAAACacttgcagccatttttggcAATCTTGCgctggtaaagaaaaacaaagttttagaaaTGTGGCAATTGTGATCACAAATTTCTGAAAAAGctgcaagaaaataaagaagaatgtgcactcttcttttcatttttgacaCAAAGTTATTCATTTGAAAGgaagtttaaatttttgttttctgggagACATTCTGTCCACTTTTCTTACCACTGGGTCTGTGTAATGCATCTTTAATTGTTTGCCAACCTCCAATGAAttagaaaaagaagcagaatatgCACCTTTTGAAACCAAAGGgaaggaaaaatgtttaaaagttgtCCAGACTTACTTTGAAAGGCAGCACATTTAATTCACGAACCATTAAGACAGACCCCGGCTGCTCTGTCACAGCGAACCTCCGTCCACCGGCTTGGCTGCTCCGTCAGAGCCGACCCGGTGATCAGCTCTGACGGAGCAGCTGGGGTCTGTCATaaaatagctgaattctgattggataaaaactctaacctaaaaacaacagcacagtacagagcataatatgacatgaagagaatatgaatacttttagatatctgggaaatttaaaaattaaattacccTTTATCATAGCTGAAAaggctgaaaagtttggaaaaccACTGGTCTGGATCATTAGTTCCTCATCAGAATGACATCACCATTTCAAAGGGTATTCTGAGCCTAAGTTATACTATATTTAtcatgagaaaaacattttgttttatggtttttaatttttaaacaatggCATGTTATCTACAAATATCTAGGCTTTAATATCAATATCAGAGAAGTTGTCCATATATTGCCCAAACATAGAGGCTGTTTGGTTAGACATATGGTAGCCAATATTACAGCCACATTAGACTGCGGAACAAAAAATGCGTTTGGAATGCAAATTATATAGTTAGTGTGTGAGGGGGGTTACTTTATTTAGCTCCTATTGAACagaacaacaattttttttctccacagtcCAATTACAAAGAACGACTTTCCCAATAATATATTggaatgtttaaaataaattggatCATTCACCTCCAGAAGCGGGCCGATACCGCACCGAAGATGCCACGGGTCTCAGCAGGCGCACGGTGTTGGAACCGAATTTCCGATGCTGTTTGGGTCTGCCGTCCGGCTCGGCCGCGCTCTTGTACAAACTGAGCATGAACTGCAGGCTCTGGTCCGCTTTCTGCTCGTCGGTGAGCGGCCGGTGGTGTGCTCCTCCTCGGTGCCTGgcgctctgctgctgctggtggtggctCCGCCGGCTGCGCCTTAGCGTGGGTTGGTGGTGGGAGGCCATTTCCCGCCCTGCAGACGCTCCAGTGCACGTGCAACACAACAGGTAGATGAAACAGGTGAGGACGCTGACACGCAGTAGACCCTGCTTGGCGCGGGTCACCTTCATGTTGGTTTTATACAACCTCTGGTGCTAGCAAGCTCCACCAATGAGGCTATAGTTTGCAACCATCCATCTCCGCGTGCCGAGGGCGTGACTTACAGGAGCACCTGACGGCTGTCTGACATGTTGTAAGtttcacttcacttcctgttgaaaTTAACGGGCGGCTCTATTAAACATTCGGATGTGTGGGAGGAGCCACAGCCGCGCAGGATTCTAAAATTTACACCAGATTCCTTTATTATCTCTAAGGAAAGGCAGAgcgattatgtttttgtccatgcCTGTTTGTTCTTCTCTACcattagcacaatatctcatgaaaaacatctacaactgattcatttttggagtcagtctaattcaagcAGCAGCAAAGTGGTTTTATCAAACACATACATAGCTACAACTTTGTctaacaaatattgagctaagatttggtgaggtagtagccagtggcgccggattcattttctaggtgggggagccaccggagtgtttcttcaccttattaattttacctgcatcgaatcatcgtctaacatcaataaaaattgaataatgaaacgctttttcagctatgactttttgttccaatatattattatgaataatgataattagttaaaccaaccaacagctttataaatgaccacaataaaagtaaacacaggNNNNNNNNNNNNNNNNNNNNNNNNNNNNNNNNNNNNNNNNNNNNNNNNNNNNNNNNNNNNNNNNNNNNNNNNNNNNNNNNNNNNNNNNNNNNNNNNNNNNNNNNNNNNNNNNNNNNNNNNNNNNNNNNNNNNNNNNNNNNNNNNNNNNNNNNNNNNNNNNNNNNNNNNNNNNNNNNNNNNNNNNNNNNNNNNNNNNNNNNNNNNNNNNNNNNNNNNNNNNNNNNNNNNNNNNNNNNNNNNNNNNNNNNNNNNNNNNNNNNNNNNNNNNNNNNNNNNNNNNNNNNNNNNNNNNNNNNNNNNNNNNNNNNNNNNNNNNNNNNNNNNNNNNNNNNNNNNNNNNNNNNNNNNNNNNNNNNNNNNNNNNNNNNNNNNNNNNNNNNNNNNNNNNNNNNNNNNNNNNNNNNNNNNNNNNNNNNNNNNNNNNNNNNNNNNNNNNNNNNNNNNNNNNNNNNNNNNNNNNNNNNNNNNNNNNNNNNNNNNNNNNNNNNNNNNNNNNNNNNNNNNNNNNNNNNNNNNNNNNNNNNNNNNNNNNNNNNNNNNNNNNNNNNNNNNNNNNNNNNNNNNNNNNNNNNNNNNNNNNNNNNNNNNNNNNNNNNNNNNNNNNNNNNNNNNNNNNNNNNNNNNNNNNNNNNNNNNNNNNNNNNNNNNNNNNNNNNNNNNNNNNNNNNNNNNNNNNNNNNNNNNNNNNNNNNNNNNNNNNNNNNNNNNNNNNNNNNNNNNNNNNNNNNNNNNNNNNNNNNNNNNNNNNNNNNNNNNNNNNNNNNNNNNNNNNNNNNNNNNNNNNNNNNNNNNNNNNNNNNNNNNNNNNNNNNNNNNNNNNNNNNNNNNNNNNNNNNNNNNNNNNNNNNNNNNNNNNNNNNNNNNNNNNNNNNNNNNNNNNNNNNNNNNNNNNNNNNNNNNNNNNNNNNNNNNNNNNNNNNNNNNNNNNNNNNNNNNNNNNNNNNNNNNNNNNNNNNNNNNNNNNNNNNNNNNNNNNNNNNNNNNNNNNNNNNNNNNNNNNNNNNNNNNNNNNNNNNNNNNNNNNNNNNNNNNNNNNNNNNNNNNNNNNNNNNNNNNNNNNNNNNNNNNNNNNNNNNNNNNNNNNNNNNNNNNNNNNNNNNNNNNNNNNNNNNNNNNNNNNNNNNNNNNNNNNNNNNNNNNNNNNNNNNNNNNNNNNNNNNNNNNNNNNNNNNNNNNNNNNNNNNNNNNNNNNNNNNNNNNNNNNNNNNNNNNNNNNNNNNNNNNNNNNNNNNNNNNNNNNNNNNNNNNNNNNNNNNNNNNNNNNNNNNNNNNNNNNNNNNNNNNNNNNNNNNNNNNNNNNNNNNNNNNNNNNNNNNNNNNNNNNNNNNNNNNNNNNNNNNNNNNNNNNNNNNNNNNNNNNNNNNNNNNNNNNNNNNNNNNNNNNNNNNNNNNNNNNNNNNNNNNNNNNNNNNNNNNNNNNNNNNNNNNNNNNNNNNNNNNNNNNNNNNNNNNNNNNNNNNNNNNNNNNNNNNNNNNNNNNNNNNNNNNNNNNNNNNNNNNNNNNNNNNNNNNNNNNNNNNNNNNNNNNNNNNNNNNNNNNNNNNNNNNNNNNNNNNNNNNNNNNNNNNNNNNNNNNNNNNNNNNNNNNNNNNNNNNNNNNNNNNNNNNNNNNNNNNNNNNNNNNNNNNNNNNNNNNNNNNNNNNNNNNNNNNNNNNNNNNNNNNNNNNNNNNNNNNNNNNNNNNNNNNNNNNNNNNNNNNNNNNNNNNNNNNNNNNNNNNNNNNNNNNNNNNNNNNNNNNNNNNNNNNNNNNNNNNNNNNNNNNNNNNNNNNNNNNNNNNNNNNNNNNNNNNNNNNNNNNNNNNNNNNNNNNNNNNNNNNNNNNNNNNNNNNNNNNNNNNNNNNNNNNNNNNNNNNNNNNNNNNNNNNNNNNNNNNNNNNNNNNNNNNNNNNNNNNNNNNNNNNNNNNNNNNNNNNNNNNNNNNNNNNNNNNNNNNNNNNNNNNNNNNNNNNNNNNNNNNNNNNNNNNNNNNNNNNNNNNNNNNNNNNNNNNNNNNNNNNNNNNNNNNNNNNNNNNNNNNNNNNNNNNNNNNNNNNNNNNNNNNNNNNNNNNNNNNNNNNNNNNNNNNNNNNNNNNNNNNNNNNNNNNNNNNNNNNNNNNNNNNNNNNNNNNNNNNNNNNNNNNNNNNNNNNNNNNNNNNNNNNNNNNNNNNNNNNNNNNNNNNccagatctcaatgctgtaggttttatttgtgcttctgtctctatataaagacagagacacgttagtcacagtctgtgagagtcgcgtgcagtctgtgcagccgtctggtgggaacacgcagcgcagtggcagggccggaaagtgtgggggccaatggccccctggccccagtggttccggcgcctatgactgggttgacatctacaactaattaacttttggattcagcctaattcaagatggctgccacagtcaactgattttagacaacacaaaaatgactataaatacTATCAATTTACAGAGTCTGAACTAAAATGTGGGGTAGTAGTATCTGAGACTCATTAACAACACTAGAAAAAgtataaatggaaaaatataaaaggccactttaaaatgtgcagttttatcacacagGGATGCTGACTGCAGGAATGTACACCAGAGCTGTTGCCTGTGAATTGAATGTTAATTTCTCTACCATAAGCTGTCTCCAAAGGCATTTCAGAGAATTTGGCAGTACATGCAACTGGCCTCACAACCTCAGATCACATGCAACCACACCAACCTAGGACCTCCA contains the following coding sequences:
- the bmp15 gene encoding bone morphogenetic protein 15; the encoded protein is MKVTRAKQGLLRVSVLTCFIYLLCCTCTGASAGREMASHHQPTLRRSRRSHHQQQQSARHRGGAHHRPLTDEQKADQSLQFMLSLYKSAAEPDGRPKQHRKFGSNTVRLLRPVASSVRYRPASGDLIYTFTVRYKLDTLPSEQLVRASFIHLRSSATTLVSTTQTVELPRCRAQIISLGTKSLVTMKPHEQWMETDITAHISAHILQWRDQDEEEHLTLTAQYWCTEPGLAEDGSPSWWWTSLWGRRRWSSESHVDVPSLLLYLEEEREMKEWMGDLLGAEGGNLMKLVGWWLPSNRRLRRSSKEDLSSESKDQSLDALKNAPISSSSFSTSPSSSIVSDIPNYKRKTSMPKNRCKLHSFRLSFDELGWGHYFIAPPVYNPRYCQGDCPRVLHYGYHSPNHAIIQTVINELGVGDVPPPSCVPYKYMPMSVLVVHKKKVEYRELEDMVAESCTCR